Proteins found in one Populus alba chromosome 14, ASM523922v2, whole genome shotgun sequence genomic segment:
- the LOC118041621 gene encoding calmodulin-binding receptor-like cytoplasmic kinase 2, with translation MKSPRSRNARRTPAYGVGYTPDSVPYSPTSSSYSSGSTLKKRNPLSVAAKSMAGVFVACFTPPEPEPNSSKDFGYSEELKAPSVASSTSGGNERRQSSRRGIYSSPANSVHGREPGSVNFTMEEIYAATRNFSPTFKIGQGGFGTVYKGRFQDGTVVAIKRAKKSVYDKHLGVEFQSEIRTLAQVEHLNLVKFYGYLEHEDERIVLVEYVANGTLREHLDCIHGNVIDLAVRLDIAIDVAHAITYLHMYTDHPIIHRDIKSSNILLTENFRAKVADFGFARLAADSDSGATHVSTQVKGTAGYLDPEYLRTYQLTEKSDVYSFGVLLVELVSGRRPIEAKREIKERITAKWAVKKFAEGNAILILDPKLKCTAANNLALEKILELALQCLAPHRQSRPSMRKCAEILWSIRKDYKEQSALDFRSLSSKSQGSISVITEE, from the exons ATGAAGAGCCCACGTTCTCGCAACGCTCGCCGGACCCCAGCCTACGGCGTAGGGTATACGCCGGACAGTGTTCCATACTCCCCGACATCCTCCTCCTACTCGAGCGGCTCCACCTTGAAGAAACGGAACCCGTTGTCAGTGGCCGCGAAATCAATGGCCGGTGTGTTTGTTGCTTGTTTCACGCCTCCCGAGCCTGAGCCGAACAGTTCAAAGGACTTTGGTTACTCTGAAGAGTTAAAAGCTCCCTCTG TTGCATCTAGTACTTCTGGTGGCAATGAAAGGAGACAAAGTTCAAGAAGAGGTATATATAGCAGTCCAGCCAATTCAGTCCATGGGAGAGAACCTGGGAGTGTAAATTTTACCATGGAGGAAATCTATGCAGCCACAAGGAACTTCTCTCCTACATTCAAGATTGGACAAGGTGGTTTTGGGACAGTATACAAGGGAAGATTCCAAGATGGAACTGTTGTTGCCATCAAACGTGCCAAGAAG AGTGTATATGATAAGCATTTAGGTGTAGAATTTCAAAGTGAGATCCGAACACTGGCACAGGTGGAGCATTTAAATCTAGTAAAGTTCTATGGATATCTGGAGCATGAAGATGAAAGAATTGTTCTTGTGGAGTATGTTGCCAATGGAACTCTCAGAGAACACTTGGATT GTATTCATGGAAATGTTATTGACCTTGCCGTGCGCCTAGATATTGCAATTGATGTGGCTCATGCAATCACTTATCTTCACATGTACAcag ATCACCCAATTATTCACAGGGACATAAAGTCCTCCAACATCCTCCTCACAGAAAACTTTCGAGCCAAGGTAGCTGACTTTGGTTTTGCTAGACTGGCAGCTGATAGTGATTCAGGTGCCACCCATGTGTCTACCCAAGTTAAAGGAACTGCTGGCTACTTGGACCCAGAATATTTGAGGACTTATCAATTGACTGAGAAGAGTGATGTTTATTCATTCGGTGTATTGCTGGTTGAACTAGTGTCAGGCAGGCGCCCTATTGAAGCAAAAAGGGAAATCAAGGAGCGTATAACTGCAAAATGG GCAGTAAAGAAGTTTGCAGAAGGTAATGCCATTTTAATATTGGACCCGAAACTAAAATGTACCGCTGCAAATAACTTGGCCCTGGAAAAGATTCTTGAACTGGCCTTGCAATGTTTGGCTCCTCACAGGCAGAGTCGGCCAAGCATGAGGAAATGTGCTGAGATTCTTTGGAGTATCCGTAAGGATTACAAGGAACAATCAGCCTTAGATTTTCGTTCTCTTTCTTCTAAATCACAGGGGAGTATTTCAGTAATAACAGAAGAATAA
- the LOC118041622 gene encoding pentatricopeptide repeat-containing protein At2g46050, mitochondrial produces the protein MPPKTTTLFTKSLSLLPPTRLRSLTTAPDSTHLTDPHSTHSFCSRALNFSAKKGFLREGKQVHAHVIKLGFCNVLSLQNQILNVYIKCKDFNYAHRLFDEMHVRNVVTWNTVICGLVDCRGSDYESSVYMGFCYFRKMLLDKVGFDAITLNGLFRACLELNDVEIGRELHCFIVKLGFAVNSFVNSALVDLYGKCGLVKEARRAFDEVYCRDLVLWNVMLSCYAMNCLAEEASGFFKLMQEENFMTDGFTFSSMLNSCGTLGSCNLGRQIHGLAIKLSFDLDVLVASGLVDMYAKSENIGDARKAFDGMSARNVVSWNTMVVGYGRLGDGGEAMKLLIGMFQEDLRPDEITLASIIRSCSSALTYCEIMQVNAYVLKNGFHAFLSIANALINAYSKGGSIAMALQCFSTVLEPDLVTWTSLISAYAFHSLPKNSIDTFEEMLADGVWPDQIVFLEVLSACSHAGLVNEGLHYFRLMKDYHILPGLEHYTCLIDLLGRAGLLDEAFNVLNSMSIEYSSDTLGAFIGACKIHGEVKLAKWAAEKLFEMEPNKPVNYTLMSSVFASEGNWHDVARIHKLMRDRCGHGVPGCSWMEYAGTIDEVSVKI, from the coding sequence ATGCCGCCAAAAACAACAACCCTTTTCACCAAATCTCTCTCACTTCTCCCTCCTACTCGACTCAGATCATTAACAACCGCTCCCGACTCAACTCACTTAACCGATCCCCACTCAACCCATTCTTTCTGCTCCAGAGCCCTAAACTTCTCTGCCAAAAAGGGTTTTCTTCGTGAAGGAAAACAAGTACATGCACATGTTATAAAGTTGGGATTTTGTAATGTATTGTCCTTGCAAAATCAGATTTTGaatgtttatataaaatgcaAGGACTTTAATTATGCGCACAGATTGTTTGACGAAATGCATGTGAGAAATGTGGTTACATGGAATACTGTGATTTGCGGGCTTGTAGACTGCAGGGGCAGTGATTATGAGTCAAGTGTCTACatgggtttttgttattttaggaAAATGCTGCTCGATAAGGTAGGTTTTGATGCCATAACTCTTAATGGGTTGTTTCGCGCATGTCTCGAGTTAAATGATGTGGAGATTGGTAGAGAATTGCATTGTTTTATAGTGAAATTGGGTTTTGCAGTGAATAGTTTTGTCAACAGTGCTCTGGTTGATTTGTATGGGAAATGTGGATTAGTCAAGGAAGCGAGGCGTGCTTTTGATGAAGTATACTGTAGAGATTTGGTGTTATGGAATGTGATGTTGTCTTGCTATGCTATGAATTGCTTAGCTGAAGAGGCTTCCGGTTTCTTTAAGTTAATGCAAGAGGAGAATTTTATGACGGATGGTTTTACATTTTCTAGTATGCTCAATTCATGTGGAACTCTGGGATCTTGTAACTTAGGAAGACAGATCCACGGTCTTGCTATCAAACTGTCTTTTGATTTAGATGTATTGGTGGCTAGTGGCCTTGTTGATATGTATGCAAAGAGTGAAAATATAGGTGATGCTCGCAAGGCTTTTGATGGGATGTCTGCTAGAAATGTAGTCTCATGGAATACTATGGTTGTGGGTTATGGTCGCCTTGGAGATGGGGGGGAAGCTATGAAACTTCTCATTGGAATGTTTCAAGAAGATTTAAGACCTGATGAAATTACTCTGGCTAGCATTATTAGATCATGCAGCAGTGCATTGACCTATTGCGAAATTATGCAAGTCAATGCTTATGTACTTAAAAATGGTTTCCATGCCTTTTTATCAATTGCAAATGCTTTAATAAATGCATACTCCAAGGGTGGTAGCATTGCAATGGCACTTCAGTGTTTTAGCACAGTTCTGGAGCCTGATCTTGTTACTTGGACTTCACTTATTAGTGCGTATGCATTCCACAGTCTTCCAAAAAATAGTATTGATACTTTTGAGGAGATGTTAGCTGATGGTGTATGGCCAGATCAAATTGTCTTTCTGGAAGTCCTTTCTGCCTGTAGCCACGCAGGGCTAGTAAATGAGGGGCTTCATTACTTTAGGTTAATGAAAGATTATCATATTTTGCCAGGTTTAGAGCACTATACTTGTCTCATTGACCTTCTTGGTAGAGCCGGTCTGTTGGATGAggcttttaatgttttgaattcaATGTCAATTGAGTATAGCTCAGACACCTTGGGAGCATTTATCGGGGCATGTAAAATCCATGGAGAAGTAAAATTAGCTAAATGGGCTGCAGAAAAGCTTTttgaaatggaaccaaacaaGCCTGTAAATTATACTCTTATGTCTAGCGTCTTTGCTTCTGAAGGTAACTGGCATGATGTGGCAAGAATACACAAACTGATGAGGGATAGGTGTGGTCACGGAGTTCCAGGTTGTAGCTGGATGGAATATGCTGGTACCATAGATGAAGTTTCTGTCAAAATTTGA
- the LOC118041623 gene encoding probable E3 ubiquitin-protein ligase RHB1A, whose protein sequence is MGGCCCSSRKPHLHGTPVYYYCPPALEEHGSLTSHNGAASAFTAGLLVELHLNTSTPDTFRPPPAPLPYDVILGCPQSPYSESVQETISRSSFGTLAMSEDLDELDCKTQASSLLVSPRKSEVTKLHEPVASATEEEDACPICLEEYDLENPKHITNCEHHFHLSCILEWMERSDTCPICDQEVILTTTSFSCC, encoded by the exons ATGGGAGGTTGCTGTTGTTCTTCAAGGAAACCTCATTTACACGGAACGCCCGTGTATTACTAt TGTCCACCAGCTTTGGAAGAGCATGGATCCTTAACGTCTCACAACGGCGCGGCCTCTGCATTCACTGCAGGTCTCCTGGTCGAATTGCATTTGAATACATCAACGCCTGATACTTTCCGCCCCCCTCCTGCACCTCTGCCATATGATGTGATTTTGGGATGTCCACAGTCACCGTATTCTGAATCTGTTCAAGAAACAATTAGTCGCAGTAGTTTTGGAACGTTGGCAATGAGTGAAGATCTTGATGAATTGGACTGCAAAACTCAAGCCAGTTCATTGCTTGTCTCTCCAAGGAAGTCAGAAGTGACAAAATTACATGAACCTGTTGCGTCCGCAACAGAAGAGGAAGATGCTTGTCCCATTTGCCTTGAAG AATATGACTTGGAGAATCCAAAACACATAACAAACTGCGAACATCATTTTCACCTCTCCTGCATTCTAGAGTGGATGGAAAGGAGTGACACCTGCCCCATATGTGACCAG GAAGTAATATTGACCACAACTTCATTTAGTTGTTGTTAA
- the LOC118041624 gene encoding G-type lectin S-receptor-like serine/threonine-protein kinase SD2-2 — translation MPLMISEMSLAIFLAFILSLLLPTSNAMLVSKFEANNTFTPSTPCNPIQSSRSKKLETADVLITGNSTISGLNNTFNLGFVNPGGKPNWYLAISYASIPTPPIVWVANREKPITNLTSTRLEITAEGKLAIIALPGSTIWQSTNTEKARSLLLQENGNLVLLSAKGLIIWQSFDFPTDTWLPGMNITSERSLISWRSINDPSPGLFSLRINPLGFNEFELVYNKSAKYWSTGNWTGDAFDGVPEMTIPYIYKFHFSDPFTPSASFWYTERELDGGLRPPLTRFQVDVIGQLKQYTWTQQNEYWNMFWSQPDNKCRVYGLCGNWGVCNSTLLKPCVCVSGFRPVSDYDWESGDYTGGCVRDSRDSCEESDGFMEVGVVRFEGAAMVSFVGTRSVCERICLSNCSCIGLFHDGKTSLCKNIYGSLLNLRNSSSDSTFQDVLYVRVPKEGIVRKGVSKSVLLIGSIGGSVVLLGLVAGMLLILRKRRKNGKGVEGNGVFPGLNLKVFTYKELCAATRGFSDKLGHGGFGAVFQGELLDSTLVAVKRLERPGSGEKEFRAEVCTIGNIQHINLVRLRGFCSESSHRLLIYDYMPNGPLSAYLRRDGLNLIWDVRFRVAVGTARGIAYLHEECRDCIIHCDIKPENILLDSDYTAKVSDFGLAKLIGRDFSRVLATMRGTWGYVAPEWISGVAITTKADVYSYGMTLLELLGGRRNVEAPPSARGAGGREGEKAEKWFFPPYAAQKIIEGNVAAVVDDRLGSAYDIEEAQRVASVAVWCIQDSEEMRPTMGMVVKMLEGVVEVTTPPPPKLLQALVSGESYHGVQIDSGKGVSIGGDCCGDNAGVYSYGSPSSLGNASSPAK, via the coding sequence ATGCCGCTGATGATCAGTGAAATGTCACTAGCCATCTTCTTAGCTTTCATCCTCTCCCTTCTCTTACCAACCTCAAATGCCATGCTTGTTTCCAAATTTGAAGCAAACAACACATTTACACCATCAACTCCCTGCAACCCAATACAAAGCAGCAGAAGCAAGAAATTGGAGACTGCAGATGTCCTTATCACAGGAAACTCAACCATTTCAGGCCTAAACAACACATTCAATCTGGGTTTCGTTAACCCAGGTGGGAAACCCAATTGGTACTTGGCCATTTCGTATGCTTCAATTCCAACACCACCAATAGTTTGGGTAGCAAATCGTGAAAAACCCATTACCAATCTCACCTCTACAAGGCTAGAAATCACCGCGGAAGGCAAACTGGCCATCATTGCATTACCGGGCTCAACGATTTGGCAAAGCACAAACACAGAGAAAGCAAGAAGCTTGCTCCTTCAAGAGAATGgaaatcttgttcttttatCGGCCAAAGGGTTGATTATTTGGCAAAGTTTCGATTTTCCAACAGATACATGGCTGCCAGGCATGAATATTACAAGTGAAAGATCTCTAATTTCATGGAGGAGCATAAACGATCCGTCCCCTGGTTTATTCTCTTTGAGGATAAACCCACTAGGGTTTAATGAATTTGAGCTTGTTTATAACAAGAGTGCCAAGTATTGGAGTACAGGTAATTGGACTGGTGATGCATTCGATGGTGTACCTGAAATGACTATTCCTTACATTTATAAGTTCCATTTTTCGGATCCTTTTACGCCAAGTGCATCCTTTTGGTACACAGAGAGGGAATTAGATGGTGGTTTAAGGCCACCATTGACTAGGTTTCAAGTTGATGTTATTGGGCAGTTGAAGCAGTACACTTGGACTCAGCAGAATGAGTATTGGAACATGTTTTGGTCACAGCCAGACAATAAGTGCAGAGTTTATGGATTATGTGGGAATTGGGGTGTTTGTAATAGCACATTGTTAAAGCCTTGTGTTTGTGTTTCTGGGTTCAGGCCTGTTAGTGATTATGATTGGGAGTCTGGGGATTATACTGGTGGTTGTGTCAGAGATAGTAGGGATTCGTGTGAAGAGAGTGATGGGTTTATGGAGGTTGGTGTTGTGAGATTTGAGGGAGCGGCTATGGTGTCTTTTGTGGGGACTAGGAGTGTTTGTGAGAGGATTTGTTTGAGTAATTGTTCATGTATCGGTTTGTTTCACGATGGTAAGACAAGCTTGTGCAAGAATATATATGGATCTTTGTTGAATTTGAGAAATTCCAGTTCTGACAGTACTTTTCAAGATGTGTTGTATGTCAGGGTGCCGAAGGAGGGGATTGTGAGGAAGGGTGTGTCGAAATCTGTGCTTTTGATTGGTAGCATTGGTGGGTCAGTTGTGCTTTTGGGGTTGGTGGCAGGGATGCTGCTGATTttgagaaagagaagaaagaacgGCAAGGGTGTGGAAGGAAATGGTGTGTTTCCAGGGTTGAATTTGAAAGTGTTTACTTATAAAGAGCTTTGTGCTGCAACTCGAGGCTTCTCGGATAAACTTGGACATGGTGGATTTGGGGCAGTGTTTCAAGGCGAGTTGTTGGATTCTACTCTTGTTGCTGTGAAACGCCTTGAAAGGCCAGGCAGTGGAGAGAAAGAGTTCAGGGCAGAGGTGTGTACTATTGGAAACATTCAGCATATCAATCTTGTCAGGCTTAGAGGATTTTGCTCAGAGAGCTCTCACAggcttttaatttatgattacaTGCCAAATGGCCCTTTGAGTGCGTATCTGCGTCGAGATGGTCTGAATTTGATCTGGGATGTTAGATTTCGTGTGGCAGTTGGTACTGCTAGAGGAATTGCATATTTACACGAGGAATGTAGAGATTGTATTATCCATTGTGATATCAAGCCTGAAAACATCCTTTTGGATAGTGATTACACAGCTAAGGTATCTGATTTTGGCTTAGCAAAGCTTATAGGTCGCGACTTCAGTAGAGTATTGGCTACCATGAGAGGTACCTGGGGCTATGTTGCACCAGAATGGATATCTGGTGTGGCAATTACCACGAAAGCAGATGTTTATAGCTACGGAATGACATTGTTGGAATTGCTTGGAGGCCGTAGAAATGTAGAGGCACCGCCATCTGCTCGTGGTGCTGGTGGCAGGGAGGGTGAAAAGGCAGAGAAATGGTTTTTCCCTCCATATGCTGCACAGAAAATAATCGAAGGCAATGTGGCAGCAGTGGTGGATGATAGGCTAGGCAGCGCATATGACATTGAGGAAGCTCAGCGTGTTGCATCGGTTGCCGTTTGGTGTATACAGGACAGCGAGGAGATGAGGCCTACAATGGGAATGGTAGTGAAAATGCTAGAAGGGGTAGTCGAAGTGACCACTCCTCCACCACCAAAATTGTTACAAGCACTGGTCTCCGGGGAGTCTTATCATGGTGTTCAGATAGATTCTGGTAAGGGAGTATCTATTGGTGGTGATTGTTGTGGTGATAATGCAGGGGTATATAGTTATGGTTCACCTTCATCTCTTGGCAATGCCTCTTCACCAGCTAAATGA